One segment of Salvelinus alpinus chromosome 1, SLU_Salpinus.1, whole genome shotgun sequence DNA contains the following:
- the LOC139576826 gene encoding GTPase IMAP family member 7-like, producing the protein MANSCGTVEMASLECAASNLACEASPEPDSVALRMVLVGKTGAGRSSSGNTILGRQAFRVDISSCSVTGQCDRQSGAVAGRNLTVVDTPGFFDTRLSPQEVTAEAGRCVVLSAPGPHSFLVTLQPGRFTQEERDALEWVKATFGPGALRYTVVLFTWGDQLQGKSMEDFLKESQELQEFVSRCQGGYHVFNNSNKITDCTQVTELLEKIDKMVTQNGGGFYTNEMYQDAERAIREVQEGILGERRMTPLKQEEDGVKTGPEPQGPEAERMRRREEEERRREEEAARKKAEKLFWCELVSALGKGAAEGAGVTSKGKGKAVKKVKAIERAAALATTPLSITSAAKVVGGAVREGSKVLYKHRKTLLH; encoded by the exons ATGGCTAACTCATGTGGGACAGTGGAGATGGCGTCATTGGAATGTGCTGCCTCGAATCTGG CATGTGAAGCATCACCGGAGCCTGACAGTGTGGCGCTGAGGATGGTACTGGTGGGGAAGACAGGCGCAGGGAGAAGCTCTTCTGGTAACACCATCCTAGGGAGGCAGGCATTCCGGGTGGACATCTCTTCATGTTCTGTAACTggtcagtgtgacagacagagtggagcTGTGGCTGGGAGGAACCTCACTGTGGTCGACACCCCAGGGTTCTTCGACACGCGCCTCTCCCCTCAGGAGGTGACAGCTGAGGCAGGCCGCTGTGTGGTGCTGTCCGCCCCTGGCCCCCACTCCTTCCTGGTGACCCTTCAGCCTGGCAGGTTCACTCAGGAGGAGCGGGATGCCCTGGAGTGGGTCAAGGCCACTTTTGGACCAGGAGCCCTCAGATACACAGTAGTACTGTTCACCTGGGGTGACCAGCTTCAGGGAAAAAGCATGGAAGACTTCCTGAAGGAGAGCCAGGAGCTCCAGGAGTTTGTGAGTAGATGTCAGGGGGGCTACCATGTCTTTAACAACAGCAACAAGATAACAGACTGCACTCAGGTCACAGAGCTCCTGGAGAAGATAGACAAGATGGTGACACAGAACGGAGGTGGCTTCTACACCAACGAGATGTACCAGGACGCAGAGAGAGCCATCAGAGAAGTGCAGGAAGGAATTctgggagagagaaggatgacTCCATTGAAGCAGGAGGAGGATGGGGTGAAGACAGGGCCAGAGCCTCAGGGACCGGAGGCAGAGAGAatgagaaggagggaagaggaggagaggagaagagaggaagaggcagcCAGAAAGAAGGCAGAGAAGTTGTTCTGGTGTGAGCTGGTGTCTGCCTTGGGGAAGGGGGCGGCAGAGGGAGCTGGAGTAACAAGCAAAGGGAAAGGGAAAGCAGTGAAAAAGGTTAAGGCTATAGAGAGGGCAGCAGCTTTGGCTACCACACCGCTGTCAATCACATCAGCTGCCAAAGTGGTGGGAGGAGCTGTGAGAGAGGGAAGTAAAGTGCTTTACAAACACCGCAAAACTCTCCTACACTGA
- the LOC139576831 gene encoding ER lumen protein-retaining receptor 3-like, with translation MNIFRLAGDVSHIVAIIILLVKIWRSKSCAGISGKSQVLFALVFTTRYLDLFTSVISIYNTVMKVVFLSLAYATVYLIYMRFRSTFNSESDSFRVEFLLVPVAGLSFLENYAFAPLEILWTFSIYLESVAILPQLFMITKTGEAESITTHYLFFLGLYRALYLANWVWRYHTEGFFDQIAVVSGVVQTIFYCDFFYLYVTRVLRGSGKMSLPMPI, from the exons ATGAATATCTTCCGTCTAGCCGGTGACGTGTCACATATCGTTGCTATCATCATTCTATTAGTGAAGATATGGAGGTCCAAATCCTGTGCTG GTATTTCTGGGAAGTCTCAGGTGCTTTTTGCATTAGTCTTCACTACAAGATACTTGGACCTGTTCACTAGCGTAATCTCCATCTACAACACAGTTATGAAG GTGGTGTTCCTGTCTTTGGCATATGCCACTGTGTACCTGATCTACATGCGCTTCAGGAGCACCTTCAACTCAGAGAGTGACTCATTCCGTGTTGAGTTCCTACTTGTGCCTGTGGCTGGGCTTTCCTTCCTGGAAAACTATGCATTTGCCCCCCTGGAG ATCCTGTGGACCTTCTCCATCTACTTGGAGTCAGTGGCCATCTTGCCCCAGCTCTTCATGATCACCAAGACCGGCGAGGCAGAATCCATCACCACCCACTACCTGTTCTTCCTGGGTCTCTACCGAGCCCTGTACCTGGCCAACTGGGTGTGGCGCTACCACACCGAGGGCTTCTTTGACCAGATTGCTGTGGTGTCCGGTGTGGTGCAGACGATTTTCTACTGTGACTTCTTCTACCTTTACGTTACCAGGG TGCTCAGAGGAAGTGGAAAGATGTCCCTGCCCATGCCCATCTAA